In the genome of Paracoccus tegillarcae, one region contains:
- a CDS encoding Gfo/Idh/MocA family protein — MRWGLIGASNIAADHMIGALRAGGGTMHSVLSSSADRARDYAARHGVESACSDLDQMLDDPDLDAVYISTTNEKHFAQAMAAIKAGKHVLCEKPLAMSVSDAVTMVRAAEQAGLVFATNHHLRNAGSHLAIRDLVQSGRLGEVLSLRVFHAVYLPPHLQGWRVDNPAAGGGVIPDITVHDADTVRFHLGEDPVSVVAMATQSGLGKGVEDSVMSVWQMPSGTQVQAHESFTHRFAGSGVEIHGTKGSVIARNVMTQQPVGQIELRIEGGVEAIEFSDHNLYERAVGLFADAVAGKGRPAADGRDGICSLAIAMAVAEAARSGRRTDVDYGGI, encoded by the coding sequence ATGCGTTGGGGATTGATTGGGGCCAGCAATATCGCGGCGGATCACATGATCGGGGCCTTGCGCGCGGGTGGCGGCACGATGCATTCAGTGCTGAGCTCCAGCGCGGATCGTGCGCGCGACTATGCAGCCAGGCATGGGGTCGAGAGCGCCTGTTCCGATCTGGACCAGATGCTGGACGATCCAGATCTGGACGCGGTCTATATCTCGACGACGAATGAAAAGCACTTTGCGCAGGCCATGGCGGCGATCAAGGCCGGCAAGCATGTGCTGTGCGAAAAACCTCTGGCCATGAGCGTGTCCGATGCCGTGACCATGGTCCGCGCCGCTGAACAGGCCGGGCTGGTCTTTGCCACCAATCATCATCTGCGCAATGCCGGCAGCCATCTGGCGATCCGTGATCTGGTGCAATCGGGGCGTTTGGGTGAGGTGCTGAGCCTTCGGGTGTTCCACGCTGTCTATTTGCCGCCACATCTGCAGGGCTGGCGCGTCGACAATCCGGCGGCTGGCGGCGGCGTGATACCAGATATCACTGTGCATGACGCCGATACGGTCCGCTTTCATCTGGGCGAAGACCCTGTATCGGTGGTCGCGATGGCGACGCAATCAGGTCTGGGCAAAGGGGTCGAGGACAGCGTGATGTCGGTCTGGCAAATGCCCTCGGGTACGCAGGTTCAGGCGCATGAAAGCTTTACCCATCGTTTCGCCGGCTCTGGCGTCGAGATCCACGGCACCAAGGGATCGGTCATCGCGCGCAATGTGATGACCCAGCAGCCCGTTGGCCAGATCGAGTTGCGCATCGAAGGCGGGGTCGAGGCGATCGAATTCTCGGACCACAACCTTTATGAGCGCGCGGTCGGGCTGTTTGCCGATGCGGTCGCCGGCAAGGGTCGCCCTGCTGCGGATGGGCGCGACGGCATCTGCTCGCTGGCCATCGCCATGGCCGTGGCCGAGGCAGCCCGCAGCGGTCGCCGCACCGACGTTGATTATGGTGGCATCTGA